In Candidatus Yanofskybacteria bacterium, the following proteins share a genomic window:
- the rocD gene encoding ornithine--oxo-acid transaminase: MERSLTNEETIELTERFSAHHYTRYPLVLDRGKGCRLGNDENQTDFLDMIAGYSAVIFGRSGEYYDRVVSVLINQAQKLALVTGSYYTEPYTKFCSKLAEFCSMDKVLAMNTGAEAVETAMKIAKRWAYRTKGVPRNSAGIISCYNNFHGRTQGVLSLSTEEAYRKDFGPLLPGCLSIPFGNINALESVINKNTAAFIVEPIQGEGGINIPPDDYLTQAERVCKKNNTLFVLDEIQTGFGRTGMMFAHQAFEAKPDLLILGKALGGGLLPISAVVGRKDVMSVLDPGSHGSTFGGNPLACAVACEVLDILKENPFFVRKAWEVGEYFLRKLEKLKSHTIKEVRGSGLLIGVELHPLLKTDYYRGRLLEKRILCGIAHEHTLRFSPPLIVTKEEIDWALPKIESVLNE; the protein is encoded by the coding sequence ATGGAACGTTCTTTGACAAATGAGGAGACCATTGAATTAACGGAAAGATTCAGCGCACATCATTACACACGCTATCCTTTGGTTTTGGACAGAGGAAAGGGTTGTCGGCTGGGAAACGACGAAAATCAAACTGATTTTCTTGACATGATCGCTGGTTATTCCGCCGTTATCTTCGGCAGAAGCGGAGAATATTATGATCGCGTTGTGTCCGTCCTCATCAATCAAGCTCAAAAACTAGCATTAGTTACCGGCAGTTATTATACTGAACCATACACTAAGTTTTGCAGCAAGCTGGCAGAATTTTGTTCAATGGATAAAGTTTTAGCAATGAATACCGGCGCTGAAGCGGTAGAAACTGCGATGAAAATTGCCAAGAGGTGGGCATATAGAACCAAAGGCGTACCCCGCAATTCTGCTGGAATCATCTCCTGCTATAATAATTTTCACGGCCGGACCCAGGGTGTTTTATCTCTGTCAACAGAAGAAGCTTATCGCAAGGATTTCGGGCCATTATTGCCAGGATGCTTAAGCATTCCTTTTGGAAATATTAATGCTTTGGAAAGTGTCATAAACAAAAACACAGCCGCCTTTATAGTGGAACCGATTCAGGGCGAGGGCGGCATCAATATTCCGCCTGACGATTATTTAACGCAAGCGGAACGTGTATGCAAAAAAAACAACACACTTTTTGTATTGGATGAAATTCAAACCGGGTTTGGCAGAACAGGAATGATGTTTGCCCATCAGGCTTTTGAAGCAAAGCCAGACCTGTTAATTCTCGGCAAAGCGCTTGGTGGCGGCCTTTTGCCTATTTCTGCAGTGGTTGGACGCAAAGATGTGATGAGTGTTCTTGACCCCGGCAGTCATGGAAGTACTTTTGGCGGCAACCCTCTGGCTTGTGCCGTAGCTTGTGAAGTCCTTGATATACTAAAAGAGAACCCCTTTTTTGTCAGAAAAGCATGGGAAGTAGGAGAATATTTTCTAAGAAAACTTGAAAAACTTAAAAGTCACACTATAAAAGAAGTCAGGGGATCAGGCCTTTTGATAGGAGTGGAACTGCATCCGTTACTTAAAACTGATTATTATCGCGGCAGACTACTAGAGAAAAGAATTTTGTGCGGTATCGCCCACGAACATACGTTGAGATTCAGCCCGCCATTGATAGTTACCAAAGAAGAAATAGATTGGGCGTTGCCAAAAATTGAGTCGGTCTTAAATGAATAG
- the trpS gene encoding tryptophan--tRNA ligase — protein sequence MSNRIFSGIRPLGKLHLGNYLGAIKNWLELQNSPETERAIFAVVDYHGITTPFDPKTYHQQTMDAVLDFLAAGLDPDKSLLVLQSHIPQHTELAWIFNTITPIGWLERLPTYKEKLAETDSKYNHLGLLAYPVLMAADILVYKSNLVPIGDDQKAHIDITNEIAKKFNHMFGETFEPVKSHKAEGERIKSLQDPTKKMSKSGDEGIALNDSADTIHEKIKKAVTDSGHEVIFDPSKKPAISNLITVYHLLSQNSISEIEKKYGDKTYAEFKNDLAEVVVNFLKPFQQKRKELENNSAYVERILQESEERAKIIASSTLAEVKERMGL from the coding sequence ATGTCAAATAGAATCTTCTCCGGAATCCGTCCCTTAGGCAAACTACATCTGGGCAATTATCTTGGGGCAATAAAAAATTGGCTGGAACTACAAAATTCACCTGAAACCGAGCGAGCAATTTTTGCAGTAGTAGACTACCATGGCATTACTACCCCGTTTGACCCGAAAACTTATCATCAACAAACAATGGATGCTGTTTTGGATTTTCTTGCCGCGGGTCTAGACCCCGATAAATCACTACTCGTCCTTCAGTCGCACATTCCGCAGCATACTGAACTTGCTTGGATTTTTAATACAATTACTCCCATCGGCTGGCTGGAACGTTTGCCGACATACAAAGAAAAACTGGCAGAAACTGATAGTAAATATAATCATTTGGGACTTCTTGCATATCCGGTACTGATGGCCGCGGATATTTTAGTTTATAAATCAAATCTTGTGCCGATTGGAGATGATCAAAAAGCCCACATAGACATAACAAATGAAATAGCAAAAAAGTTTAATCATATGTTTGGTGAAACTTTTGAACCGGTTAAATCACACAAAGCTGAGGGCGAGCGTATTAAATCGCTTCAAGACCCAACCAAAAAGATGTCTAAATCAGGTGACGAAGGCATTGCTCTAAATGATTCAGCAGACACAATTCATGAAAAAATAAAAAAAGCCGTAACCGATTCCGGCCACGAGGTTATTTTTGACCCGAGTAAAAAACCGGCAATTTCTAATTTAATTACTGTTTACCATTTGCTATCTCAAAACAGTATTAGTGAGATTGAGAAAAAGTACGGAGACAAAACCTATGCCGAATTTAAAAATGACCTTGCCGAAGTTGTAGTAAATTTCCTTAAGCCGTTTCAACAGAAACGCAAAGAGCTAGAAAATAATTCGGCTTATGTTGAGAGGATCTTGCAAGAATCTGAAGAACGTGCTAAAATAATAGCATCTAGCACTTTGGCAGAAGTCAAAGAAAGGATGGGACTCTAA
- a CDS encoding peptide ABC transporter substrate-binding protein, whose amino-acid sequence MSPKKEKDKKLSNRMSWPKEWLYSILPSRKQLRHLPKVLSPKERKIILVLFVITIGSLVAMPLAAFYHFTKPVPSFGGSLTEGIIGVLKYLNPLLAQNNDADRDLVSLVFDGLMRYDGQGKIENGLAQSYEISTDGLTYTFKLRDNLKWHDGKPLTSDDVVFTILTAQNADYGSSQRIIWQGIEVSKVDDQTVVFKLKNKYAQFLNNTTLGILPKHIWENVKPVNFSLSDFNIKPIGSGPYKFYKIRRDSSGNIIYFELAPFEKYYVGRPYISRITFKFYQSDEQLLVAYGNGEVEGLGFLSPQKLNSIRFLGQLKIRKLQLPRYFAIFFNQNRSKLLTDKNLRLALSYMTDKEKLLENILENNGMAINSPVLPGIVNIPDSITKYDFNLETANKILEDAGWKYPASSSADINIREKSPPPPKNKKESPGEPTKLEIKLTTSDWPELIAVGNEIKKQWEVAGVQVLLEILPLPELQQAIKSREYDALLFGEVLSLDPDPFSFWHSSQKRDPGLNLALYDNKDADKLLEEARQILDDSERLSKYDDFQKIVVNDVPVIFLYSPDYLYAQPTKIKGNETKLISVPSDRFDTINKWYIETKRILRK is encoded by the coding sequence GTGTCTCCAAAGAAGGAAAAAGACAAAAAACTATCGAACAGAATGAGTTGGCCAAAAGAGTGGTTATACTCCATTTTGCCTTCTAGAAAACAGCTCAGGCATTTACCCAAAGTACTTTCTCCAAAAGAAAGAAAAATTATTCTTGTTTTGTTTGTAATTACAATAGGGTCTCTAGTGGCTATGCCCCTAGCTGCATTTTATCATTTTACAAAACCAGTTCCGTCTTTTGGCGGTAGTCTGACCGAGGGTATTATAGGTGTGCTCAAGTATCTTAATCCGCTTCTTGCCCAAAACAATGACGCAGATAGAGACTTGGTCAGTTTGGTTTTTGACGGCTTAATGCGTTATGACGGCCAAGGAAAAATTGAGAATGGACTCGCACAATCTTATGAAATATCTACAGACGGACTGACTTATACTTTTAAATTACGTGACAACCTCAAGTGGCATGATGGCAAACCTCTTACATCTGATGATGTAGTATTCACAATCCTCACCGCGCAAAACGCTGATTACGGCAGTTCACAAAGAATCATCTGGCAAGGGATTGAAGTAAGCAAGGTGGACGATCAAACGGTAGTTTTCAAATTAAAAAATAAATATGCCCAATTTTTAAACAACACCACACTGGGAATTTTGCCAAAACATATCTGGGAAAATGTAAAACCAGTCAATTTTAGTTTGTCGGATTTTAATATAAAACCCATTGGTTCAGGACCGTACAAATTTTATAAGATTAGGCGAGACAGTTCTGGTAATATTATATATTTTGAATTAGCTCCATTCGAAAAATATTATGTCGGCAGACCGTATATATCCAGAATTACTTTTAAATTTTATCAATCTGATGAACAACTTTTAGTCGCATACGGCAATGGAGAGGTTGAGGGTTTGGGCTTTCTTTCGCCGCAAAAATTAAATTCAATCAGATTTCTAGGTCAGTTAAAAATTAGAAAACTTCAATTGCCAAGATATTTTGCGATATTTTTTAATCAGAATCGAAGTAAATTGCTAACTGATAAAAATTTGCGGCTTGCTTTAAGCTACATGACCGACAAGGAAAAACTTCTAGAAAACATACTGGAAAATAACGGCATGGCCATCAATTCACCAGTGCTTCCCGGCATTGTTAACATACCCGATAGCATAACAAAATATGATTTTAATCTAGAGACGGCTAATAAAATTTTAGAAGATGCGGGGTGGAAATATCCCGCCAGTTCTTCAGCTGATATTAATATTCGGGAAAAATCCCCTCCCCCGCCAAAAAACAAAAAAGAAAGTCCGGGGGAACCGACAAAATTGGAAATTAAACTGACCACATCTGATTGGCCAGAGCTTATTGCTGTTGGAAATGAAATTAAAAAACAATGGGAAGTCGCTGGCGTGCAGGTTTTATTGGAAATTTTGCCGTTGCCAGAGCTTCAGCAAGCAATAAAGAGCCGTGAATACGACGCATTGCTTTTTGGGGAAGTTTTGTCACTGGATCCTGACCCTTTTAGCTTTTGGCATTCTTCGCAAAAACGAGATCCAGGGCTTAACTTAGCGTTATATGACAATAAGGATGCCGATAAGTTGCTGGAAGAAGCCAGACAAATTCTTGATGATTCCGAGCGCTTGTCAAAATATGATGATTTTCAAAAAATTGTGGTCAATGATGTCCCTGTAATATTCCTTTACAGCCCGGATTATCTATACGCGCAACCTACCAAGATAAAAGGAAATGAAACAAAATTAATTTCTGTACCCTCTGATCGTTTTGATACGATTAATAAATGGTATATAGAAACAAAAAGAATCTTAAGGAAGTAA
- the secG gene encoding preprotein translocase subunit SecG — MLITIIQLILAVLLIAAILLQQRGTGLSGAFGGEGSVYSTRRGIEKTLFASTIIVAILFFGVSIARLLL, encoded by the coding sequence ATGCTAATTACCATTATTCAACTGATTCTCGCCGTTCTCTTAATTGCGGCAATATTATTACAACAGCGCGGTACCGGTCTCTCCGGCGCTTTTGGCGGTGAGGGAAGCGTTTATTCCACGCGCAGAGGTATAGAAAAAACACTTTTTGCTTCAACAATTATTGTCGCTATTTTATTTTTTGGTGTTTCAATAGCTAGGCTATTGCTCTAA
- a CDS encoding GIY-YIG nuclease family protein, with amino-acid sequence MEINLKTIPKTAGVYFFRDKHGNLYIGKAVNLKNRISSYFNKQPKDPRISKMLEMAEKATFKKTDSEIEALILESQLIKKYKPPFNVMLRDDKQYFYVGFTKEKFPKIFLSHQIQNIGPFTDGNALKVAMRLLRRLFPYCTCGQAHNNFCLNYHIGNCIGFCCLKSQNPESKKQNLELYNKNIKAIKEILTGKRDVLIKKLKKEMLGLGKKHDFEKAIEFRNKIQKLEKVFENAQVLLNSKYTILNTKKGWKLNNPFAELQNVLNLPHQPKRIEGYDVSNIQGKFATGAMVVFINGHPDKSQYRKFKVGSESVPNDIAMLKEILTRRFNHSKWPYPDLIIVDGGKAQLNIAAKIIYGHRKTIDLAMTQNQIPIIALTKNVKHRGDHIYTTNPIKLSANNYGTSKKTAMPLEKLPKSVKNLILQIDSEAHRFAVSYYRKLHLESAK; translated from the coding sequence ATGGAAATTAACCTAAAAACAATTCCCAAGACCGCTGGCGTGTATTTTTTCCGTGATAAACATGGCAATTTGTATATTGGCAAAGCGGTCAACTTAAAAAATAGGATTAGTTCATATTTCAATAAGCAGCCAAAAGACCCGCGTATCTCCAAAATGTTAGAAATGGCGGAGAAAGCCACGTTTAAAAAAACTGATTCCGAAATTGAAGCTTTGATACTTGAATCGCAGCTTATTAAAAAATATAAGCCGCCATTCAATGTAATGCTTCGTGATGACAAACAGTATTTTTACGTCGGATTTACCAAAGAAAAATTTCCCAAAATTTTTTTATCCCATCAAATACAAAACATCGGTCCGTTCACTGACGGCAACGCTTTAAAAGTAGCAATGCGTTTGTTACGCCGCTTATTTCCTTATTGTACCTGCGGGCAGGCGCACAATAACTTTTGCTTGAATTATCACATCGGTAATTGCATAGGGTTTTGCTGTCTGAAAAGTCAGAACCCGGAATCCAAAAAACAGAATCTAGAATTATATAATAAAAATATAAAAGCCATAAAAGAAATTTTAACCGGCAAACGAGATGTTTTGATTAAAAAATTAAAAAAAGAAATGTTGGGATTGGGCAAAAAACATGATTTTGAAAAGGCCATTGAATTCCGCAACAAAATCCAAAAACTGGAAAAGGTTTTTGAAAACGCCCAAGTTCTGCTTAATTCTAAATACACGATACTAAATACAAAAAAAGGGTGGAAACTGAATAATCCATTCGCTGAGCTTCAGAACGTTCTAAATTTACCACATCAGCCCAAAAGGATTGAGGGTTATGATGTTTCTAACATTCAGGGTAAGTTTGCCACTGGTGCAATGGTTGTTTTTATCAATGGCCATCCGGATAAAAGTCAGTATCGCAAGTTTAAAGTTGGGTCTGAAAGCGTGCCTAATGACATTGCCATGCTCAAAGAGATATTAACGCGGCGGTTTAATCACTCAAAGTGGCCGTATCCTGATTTGATAATCGTAGATGGCGGTAAAGCGCAACTTAATATTGCGGCTAAAATCATCTATGGTCATCGCAAGACCATAGATCTTGCGATGACGCAAAATCAGATTCCAATTATCGCTCTGACTAAAAATGTCAAACATCGCGGAGATCATATTTACACAACCAATCCAATAAAATTGTCTGCCAATAATTACGGGACAAGTAAAAAAACGGCTATGCCGCTTGAAAAATTACCCAAGTCTGTTAAAAATTTAATTTTGCAAATTGATTCTGAAGCCCATAGGTTTGCAGTCAGTTATTATAGAAAATTACATCTAGAGTCGGCAAAATAA
- a CDS encoding phage holin family protein → MAIFIRLFANILGLYLANLWVSGFGVIDGWQAYLIAGITLGILNLIVRPILKVITFPLIVISLGLFLIVINAIILWLTAQLTGYIIIESYVSLLWATIVVAAVNFIAHWLK, encoded by the coding sequence ATGGCTATTTTTATAAGGCTTTTTGCTAATATACTGGGTCTGTATTTAGCCAATCTCTGGGTAAGCGGTTTTGGTGTAATTGACGGCTGGCAAGCATATTTAATAGCCGGAATTACGCTTGGCATTCTTAATTTAATTGTTAGACCGATATTAAAAGTAATAACTTTCCCTTTGATTGTTATTTCACTGGGACTATTCTTGATTGTAATAAATGCCATAATACTTTGGCTGACAGCACAACTCACAGGCTATATAATTATAGAAAGTTACGTTTCCCTATTGTGGGCCACGATAGTCGTAGCGGCAGTAAATTTCATAGCTCATTGGCTAAAGTAG
- a CDS encoding MoxR family ATPase — MNYNLPQGIDLSQITADYIRNVRNKIYEQTIRWLIGLEKPLGLLTEDLFILVPYSDEIGSIKSVGQPHIMFRGGTGIGKTDGSKSLAKSIKANFKVIQGTPDLLPYDILGGQVMIENAKGERRVQFKPGPIFNHIILIDEGNRMPPRTKSALIQAMEERAISPKSDYIDDSEQVMPTLPLFPLSGDYNDIKSPRFFMVLLTENIFGEEEGSYPNPMAELDRITLTIPIDRPTLEEEKKIRAATVIGKKIEQVTDLQEVLACAHWINMHVETSSMASDYLTRLLRNTDPNPKVTDPNTLLGKFLKENVAVGASPRVNFHLEAAARVRSFFDGSMEVRPEHVKEVAGNVIVHRLVLAPGKEYTTTKEIVFEEILAMTEQPKWR, encoded by the coding sequence ATGAATTATAACTTGCCGCAAGGTATTGATTTGAGTCAAATTACAGCAGACTACATCAGGAACGTAAGAAACAAAATTTATGAACAGACAATCCGATGGCTTATCGGCCTTGAAAAGCCATTGGGACTACTGACCGAAGACCTTTTTATACTTGTGCCTTATTCAGATGAGATAGGAAGCATCAAATCTGTTGGCCAGCCACACATAATGTTCAGGGGTGGCACCGGAATCGGAAAAACTGACGGTTCAAAATCTTTGGCTAAATCTATCAAGGCAAATTTCAAAGTCATCCAAGGCACTCCAGATCTTCTTCCTTATGATATTTTAGGCGGCCAAGTCATGATAGAAAATGCAAAAGGCGAAAGAAGGGTGCAATTCAAACCCGGCCCGATTTTTAACCACATTATATTAATAGACGAAGGCAACCGCATGCCGCCAAGGACAAAGTCCGCTCTAATACAAGCAATGGAAGAAAGGGCAATAAGTCCGAAAAGTGATTACATAGACGATAGTGAACAGGTTATGCCGACACTTCCCCTGTTTCCGCTATCAGGAGATTACAATGACATTAAATCGCCACGCTTCTTCATGGTTTTACTTACAGAAAACATTTTTGGAGAAGAAGAGGGATCATATCCTAACCCTATGGCCGAATTAGATAGGATTACTTTAACTATTCCTATAGATAGGCCCACGCTGGAAGAGGAAAAAAAAATCAGGGCTGCCACTGTAATCGGTAAGAAAATTGAACAGGTCACCGATTTGCAAGAAGTCTTGGCTTGTGCTCACTGGATCAATATGCACGTTGAGACTTCCTCCATGGCCAGCGATTATCTGACACGTTTATTGCGTAATACCGACCCCAATCCAAAAGTTACTGACCCAAACACTCTGCTTGGCAAATTCCTTAAAGAAAACGTTGCAGTCGGCGCCAGTCCGAGAGTTAATTTTCATCTTGAAGCTGCTGCAAGAGTTAGATCATTTTTTGATGGCAGTATGGAGGTAAGACCCGAACACGTTAAAGAAGTTGCTGGGAATGTGATAGTCCACAGATTAGTTTTAGCGCCGGGCAAAGAATACACCACCACCAAAGAAATTGTTTTTGAAGAAATTTTGGCAATGACGGAACAGCCAAAATGGAGATAG
- a CDS encoding ribonuclease J, with translation MPRSRRLAPIERPQRQESAGSPDETVKIIPLGGLGEVGRNMCVLEYKNDIMIIDVGFGFPEEDMPGIDYTLPNIAYLDGKQDRIKGIVLTHGHMDHIGGLPYLITRLGNPTIYAANLTRGLAIKRHQEFPHLPELDINLVHPGEIIHLGEFEVEFFHVNHNIPDDTALIITTPAGRIVHTADFKFDPQPLNEEPADLNFIKSIGDRGVSTLMIDSTGAEKDGKSISESIIQENLEKIFIESSGGGMIVAATFSSIINRIQQLVTLSEKYGRKVIFDGFSLKSNVEIAKEFNQIKIKKETQIHISEIDRYPRSKITLVGTGAQGEDRAVLMRIASGEHRYVRLQKKDAIIFSSSVIPGNERTVQRLKDLLYRMGARVYDYNMMDIHASGHAYRDDLRQMMSLIRPKTLMPIHGQYSMMVNNGFLGQKEGIKEENTIIADNGSIIHILDPKFIDRKIPINWWFDKKTVPSDSIMVDGLGIGDIGNVVLRDRQVLAEDGMFVIVALIDSKTGRVRGSPDIISRGFVYLKENKELLMQVRKKVRFIVERKTMRPINWVDLKDLIRDEVGLFLFQKTERRPMVLPVVIEI, from the coding sequence TTGCCGCGTTCCAGACGCCTTGCGCCTATTGAACGTCCACAACGTCAGGAAAGCGCTGGTTCACCGGATGAAACTGTCAAGATAATTCCCTTGGGCGGCCTTGGCGAGGTTGGCCGCAATATGTGCGTACTGGAATATAAAAATGACATCATGATAATAGATGTTGGTTTTGGTTTTCCGGAAGAAGATATGCCGGGTATTGATTATACCTTACCGAATATTGCCTACTTGGACGGTAAGCAAGACAGGATAAAAGGAATAGTATTAACACACGGCCACATGGACCACATTGGCGGCTTGCCATACCTGATTACACGGCTTGGTAATCCCACAATCTATGCGGCAAATCTTACGCGCGGACTAGCTATTAAGCGCCATCAGGAATTCCCTCACCTTCCAGAACTGGACATAAACCTTGTCCACCCAGGAGAAATAATTCATTTGGGTGAATTTGAGGTTGAATTTTTTCATGTCAATCATAACATTCCCGACGATACGGCGCTCATCATCACTACACCAGCAGGTCGGATTGTCCACACTGCTGATTTTAAATTTGACCCCCAGCCACTCAATGAAGAACCGGCCGATTTGAATTTTATTAAAAGTATCGGTGACCGTGGGGTTTCAACTTTGATGATTGATTCAACCGGCGCTGAAAAAGACGGCAAATCAATTTCTGAAAGCATAATTCAGGAAAATTTAGAGAAAATTTTCATTGAATCAAGCGGCGGTGGTATGATTGTCGCCGCTACCTTTTCTTCAATCATTAATCGAATCCAGCAGTTGGTAACGTTATCGGAAAAATACGGCCGCAAAGTTATATTTGATGGTTTTAGTTTGAAAAGTAATGTTGAAATAGCCAAGGAATTTAATCAGATTAAGATTAAGAAAGAAACCCAGATACATATTTCGGAAATAGACAGATATCCGCGTTCCAAAATCACACTTGTTGGCACCGGCGCGCAAGGAGAAGACCGCGCTGTTTTGATGCGTATTGCTTCCGGCGAACATCGCTATGTTAGGTTGCAAAAAAAAGATGCGATTATATTTTCGTCATCTGTGATCCCTGGAAATGAAAGGACTGTGCAGCGGCTAAAGGACTTGCTTTATCGCATGGGCGCCAGGGTCTATGACTATAACATGATGGATATCCATGCCAGCGGACATGCTTACCGCGACGATTTGAGGCAGATGATGAGTCTAATAAGGCCCAAGACCCTGATGCCGATTCATGGTCAATATTCAATGATGGTTAATAACGGTTTTTTGGGACAAAAAGAAGGAATAAAAGAAGAAAACACAATAATAGCTGACAACGGTTCCATAATTCATATTCTGGACCCCAAGTTTATTGATCGCAAGATACCAATTAACTGGTGGTTTGATAAAAAAACAGTTCCTTCAGACAGTATTATGGTAGACGGTCTTGGTATCGGGGACATCGGCAATGTCGTTTTGCGCGACAGACAGGTATTAGCAGAGGACGGAATGTTTGTGATCGTGGCCCTTATTGATTCTAAAACTGGCCGCGTCAGGGGCAGTCCCGACATTATTTCACGCGGATTTGTTTATCTAAAAGAAAACAAGGAACTTTTGATGCAGGTCCGCAAAAAGGTAAGATTTATCGTAGAACGTAAAACCATGCGCCCAATTAATTGGGTAGATCTTAAAGATTTAATAAGAGACGAGGTTGGGCTTTTCTTGTTCCAAAAAACCGAGAGACGGCCAATGGTTTTACCGGTGGTAATTGAAATTTAA